CCCCGGTCCTGGTGGTCGCTGCGGACCATCAGGGCGTATTCGCCGCTGCCGCCCTCGGGATCCTCCACCAGCCGGCCGACGCCCAGGATCTCGCCGTTCTCGGCCTCGGCGACGAAGGCCATGTGCCGGTCGTAGTCGATCTGGGTCAGGCGCAGGGCGAGGTCCGGCGTCAGGCGCCGCATCCCCCCGAAGAAGCGCATGTGCACGTCCTCGTCCGTGCTGCGGTCCACCATGTCCACCAGGCGCTCGGCGTCGGCCGGGCGGATGGGGCGCACGCACAGGGAAAGGTCGCCCAGCTTCACCTGGTGGGTCAGGTGGGCGGGGTAGGGCAGGATCGCGGGCCGGGGCGTCGACAGGTCCGGCCGGCGCACGGCGATGCGCGCGTCCAGGGCGATGGCCCCGCTCTCGTCGCAGAGCACCGGATTGAGGTCGAGCTCGACGATCTCGGGCACGTCGGTGGAGAGCCGCCCGAGCGCCACCAGCAGCTTCGCCAGGGCGGCGAGATCGGCGGGGGGGCGGTCGCGGAAGCCCGCCAGGAGACGCGAGATGCGGGTCGTCCCGATCATCTCCCGCGCCAGGGCCTCGTTCAGAGGCGGGAAGCCCAGCGCCCGGTCGGCCAGGACCTCCACCGCGACGCCGCCCGCGCCGACCATCACGAGGGGGCCGAACACCGGATCCTGCACGATGCCCGCCAGGATCTCCTGGGCCTTTGGACGGACGACCATCGGCTGGAGCATGAAGCCCTCGACGTGGGCGTCGGGACGCAGCCGCGCCACGTTGGCCAACATGTCGCCGGCGGCCCGCTCCACCGGCCCGCGGCCTTCGAGGTCCAGCCGCACGCCGCCGACATCGGATTTGTGGGGGATGTCGCGGGACAGGATCTTCAGCGCCACCGGCCCGCCCAGCGCCTCCGCCGCCTCTCCGGCCTGGGTCGGATCGCGGACGATGCGGGTCTCCAGGATCGGGACGCCGTAGGCCCGCAGCACGGCCTGGATCTCCAGCGGCGCCAGCGAGCTGCGGCCCTCGGCGAGGACGCCCTCGACCACGGCGCGGGCCGCGGCCATGTCGCCGGCCCCCTCGCTGCCGTCCGGGGCGTGCAGCAGGCGCTCGCGGGCGTGGCCGCAGTCGCGCTTGAGGGCGAAGGCGCGGACGGCGGCCTCGGGCGTCTCGTAGGTGGGCAGGCCCTCGGCGGTGAAGCGGGCCCGCGCCTGGGCGACGGAGGCGCCGCCCAGCCAGGCGGTCAGCACCGGCTTGGGCGCCCAGCCGCGCGGGGTCGCGGCGATGACCGCCTCGGCGGCCTCGGTGCTGTCGGTGACCGCGGTCGGGCAGTTGATCGCCAGGATGGCGTCCACCTCGGGCGCGGCGGCCAGGATGGACACGGCCTCGCCGTAGAGCTGGGCGGGTGTGTCGCCCAGGATGTCGACGGGATTGCGCCGCGACCAGTTCGCCGGGGCGACCCGGCCGAGCGCCTCGATCGTCTGCGGCGAGAGCTCGGCGAGGGGCGCGCCTTCGCGCTCCAGCGCATCCACCGCCAGGACGCCCGCGCCGCCGCCATTGGTGACGATGGCCAGCCGCTCGACGCTGCGGGGGTGGCCGCGGGCGAAGGTCTCGGCGGCCTCCAGGAAGTCGCTCAGTTCGGCGACCTGCAGCAGGCCCGCGCGGCGGAAGGCGGCGGCGTAGACGGCGTCGGCCCCCGCGAGCGCGCCGGTGTGCGAGAACGCCGCCTTGGCGCCGGCCGCGCCCCGGCCGCCCTTGATCACCACCACCGGCTTCGAGCGGGCCGCGAACCGGGCGGCGCTCATGAACTTCCGCGCCTCCCGCAGGCCCTCGAGGTAGAGCAGGATCGCCTTGGTCTCGGGATCGCGTCCCAGGTGGTCCAGCATGTCGGCGACGTCGACGTCGAGGGCGTTGCCCAGGGTGACCACGTGCGAGAAGCCGACGCCGTGCGCCGGGGCCCAGTCGAGCAGGGCCGAGGCCACGGCCCCCGACTGGGCGACCAGGGCGACGCCGCCGGGCGGCGCCGAGCCGCGGGCGAAGCTGGCGTTGATCCCCCGCCGCGGCGACATGAATCCAAGGCAGTTGGGGCCGACGATCCGCAGCAGGTGCGGACGGGCCGCGTCGAGCAGCGCCTGGCGCAGCCGCGCCGTCGCCTCGTCCTGGGCCTCGAAGCCCGCGCTGATCACCACCGCCGCCCGGCAGCCCCGAGCGCCCAGGTCGCTGACGAGCCCCGGCAGGGTCGGCGCGGGCGTGGCGATCACCGCCAGGTCCGGCGCGTGGGGCAGGTCGGCGACCGACCGGAAGGCGGTCTCGCCCAGGATCGTCTTGCCCTTCGGATTGACGAACATCAGCGGGCCGGGGAAGCCGCCGGCCTTCAGGTTGCGGGCTACGACGTCGCCGACGGAGCCGGGACGGTCGCTGGCCCCGATCAGGGCGATCGCCCGGGGGCGGAAGAGGGAGTCGAAATTGCGGGTGGTCATCGGCGGCGGGAATGCGCTCTGGCGTCCGAAGGCTCCTTGATAACCCGCAATCCGCGGCCTGACCGTCGCATTTTCTGGCCGTCGCATTTTCTGGCCGCCGCGTTTTGATGAAGCTCAAGGCGCCGCCCGCCGGCGGCCGGCCTACTCGGCGAGCCGGTCCCTGGAGCAGGCCGGCCCTGAGAGACAGGATCCGCCCATGAACATCCCGACCCCCTCCAAGACGGCCGCGTCCGTGCGGTCGCCCTTCCAGCCCTTCCAGCGCGAGCTGAGCCGCTTCTTCGACGAGCTCGAGTCCGGCTGGGAGGCGTTCACCGATTTCCGCCTCGCGCCCAGCATGGACGTCGCCGAGACCAAGGAAGGCATGGAGATCAGCCTCGAGCTGCCCGGCCTGTCCCGCGAGGACGTGAAGATCTCGATGGACGGCGACCTGCTCACCGTCAGCGGCGAGAAGAAGGCCGAGCGCGAGGAGAAGGACCGCCGCTACCGCCTGGTGGAGCGCAGCTACGGCGAATTCTCCCGTTCGGTGCGCCTGCCGCGCAGCATCGATCCGGCCACCATCACCGCCGCCATGGCCGACGGCGTGCTAAGGATCACCGGAACCAAGCGTCCCGACGCGGCGACCAAGACGATCGAGATCCAGGCCTCCTGAGCAGGCGGCGTGGACGGAGCGCCTCGGCCCGCCGGTTCCGCCGGGGCGCTCCGAACACTTCAGGGAGCGACCCATGCCCGACGATCCGCGGCCTGCGGCCCCTCCCGTCCGTGAGCCGGAAGCCCGCCTGGGCCCCGCCGCGCCGCTGACCGCGCGGCCGGTGGCCCTCAACACCTTCCGCGAGAACGTGGTGATCCTGCCGCGGTCGAGCCCGGCCGTGCGGCCGGAGCGGCTGGCGGGCGTGCGCAAGGTCGAGGTGCGGGCCGGCGAGGTGACCATCCTCGCCACGCCGATGATCTCGGAGGACGGCCTGCTGCAGCCTGGCGAGCTGGGCCTGCCGCAACCGGCGTTCCGGCGCCTGGGCGTGCGGCCCGGCGATCCGGTGCACGTCGCGCCCGCCCGCTCGCCGCGCACCCTCGAGGCGGTCCGGGCGAAGATCGCCGGCGCCAGCCTGACGCCGGACGACTACGAGGCCATCACCGGGGACCTGGCGGCGCACCGCTGGTCCGACATGGAGATCGCCGCCTTCCTCGTGGCCTGCGCCGCGTTCATGACGCCGGAGGAGGTGCTGTCGCTGACCAAAGCGATGGTGACAGCCGGCCGGCGGCTGAGCTGGAACCGCGACCTGGTGGTGGACAAGCACTGCATCGGCGGCATCCCCGGCAACCGCACGACGCTGATCGTCACGCCCATCGTGGCGGCGCACGGCCTGACCATGCCCAAGACCTCGTCGCGGGCCATCACCTCGCCCGCGGGGACCGCCGACACCATGGAGGTCTTCGCCCGGGTCGACCTCAGCGAGGCCGAGATGCGGCAGGTGGTGGAGACCTGCGGGGCCTGCGTCTCGTGGGGCGGGCGGGTGAACCTGTCCCCCGCCGACGACGTGCTGATCTCGGTGGAGCGCCCGCTGTCCATCGACACGCCCGAGCAGATGGTCGCCTCGATCGTCTCGAAGAAGCTGGCGGCGGGCTCGACCCACCTCGTGCTCGACGTGCCGGTCGGTCCCACGGCCAAGGTCCGCGACAGGCGCCAGGCGCTGCGGCTGAAGAAGCTGTTCGAATACGTCGCCGACGGGACCGGGCTGTCCATCGAGGTGCTGCTGACCGACGCTATCGAGCCGATCGGCCGCGGCGTCGGCCCGGTGCTGGAGGCGCGCGACGTCACCGCCGTGCTGGAGAACCGCGCCGACGCGCCCGAGGACCTGAGGGAGAAGTCGATCCGGCTGGCCGGCCGGGTGCTGGAGGTGGATCCCGCCCTGCGCGGCGGGGCCGGCGAGCGCCGGGCGCGCGAGCTGCTGGAGAGCGGGGCGGCGGCCGAGAAGATGGCCCAGATCTGCGAAGCCCAGGGCGCCTCGCCGCTGAAGAACGCCACCGGCGACCTGATCCACGAGGTGCGGGCGGCCGGCTCGGGCCGGGTGGCCGCCATCGACTGCCTGCGGATCGCCACCATCGCCCGGCTGGCGGGCGCCCCGACGGATCCCGGCGCGGGGCTGGAGCTGCTGCGCAAGACCGGCGAGACGGTGCGCACGGGCGAGCCGCTCTACCGGATCTACGGCTCGGAGATCTCGGACTTCGGCTTCGCCTGCGAGGCCACGGGCGAGGACCCCGGCGTGCGGATCGAATCATGAGGCTCGTCGTCCACGCCTTCGCCGACGAGGAGGCGCCGGCCAGCCGCCTGGCCGCGGCCCTGGGCGTCCCTCTCAGGCTGGTGGACGTCCACGCCTTCCCGGACGGCGAGACGCTGCCGAGGGTGCCCGAGACGGCGCCCACGGTGATCGTCTACCGCTCGCTGGACCGGCCGAACCCCAAGCTCATGCCGCTGATGCTGGCGTGCGACGCCTGGCGGCGCGCGGGCGCCCAGCGGCTGGTGCTGGTCGCGCCCTACCTCTGCTACATGCGCCAGGACACCGTCTTCGAGCCGGGGCAGTCGCTGAGCCGCGACGTCATCGGGGCGCTGCTGGGCGCGCGCTTCGACCGGATCGTCACCGTCAATCCGCACCTGCACCGCACCAGCGACCTGTCGGCCGTGTTCGGCTGCGACGCCGACGCGCTGTCGGCGGCCGAGGACCTCGCCCGCACCCTCGGCGGGGACGGCGAGCCGGTCGTGGTCGGACCCGACGTGGAGTCCGCGCCCTGGGCCGCGGACGTGGCGGGGTTCCTGGGCGCGCCCAGCCTGACGCTGGCCAAGCGCCGGCGGGGCGATCGGGAGGTGGAGCTCAGCGTGCCCGATCCGGCGATGGTGGCCGGCCGCCGGGCGATCCTGGTGGACGACATCTGCTCGTCGGGCGCGACCCTGGCCCTTGCGGCCCGGCGGCTCGTCGCCGCCGGCGCGGCCTCGGTGGAGATCGCCGTGACCCACGCGCTGTTCGAGCCGTCGGCCGACGCCCGGCTGCGGGCGGCCGGTGTGCAGCGGATCGTCTCGACGGACTCCTGTCCCCATCCCACCAACGCCGTGGCCCTGGCGCCGCTGCTGGCCGTCGCCCTGGCGGGCGAGGGCGCTCAGCCGCGCGAGGGCGTGAAGCGGGCGATCAGGTCGTAGGCCTCCCCCGGGAAGGTCAGCCGCACGTCCGTGATCCGGTCGGCGCCGCGCCAGGTGCGGCGCTCGAGCACCAGGCAGGCGGTCCCGGCGGGGATGGCCAGCGCCTTGGCTACGGTCCGGCCGGCGTTCCGGGCGCTGATGCGGTGCTCGGCCTCGGTCCAGGGCACGTGCGACAGCAGCCAACCGCCGGGCGGGGTTCCGGCGAAATCCACGAGGCGGGCCTCGGGCGCGGCGGTCAGGTTGACCACCCGCTCCTCCAGGGCGAACGGCCGGCCGGCCGCCCGGTGCAGGCAGCGCAGGGCCAGGACAGGGTCGCCGGGGCCGAGGTCCAGGGCTTCGGCCTCGGCCTCCTTCGCGCCGCGCGCCGTCCGCGACAGCAGCTCGTAGCCGTAGGTCTCGCCGCGCCCGGTCACCTCGGCGGCGATGTCGGGGATGTCGAGCACGGCGGAATGGATCTTCGGCCGCGCGACGAACGTGCCGGCGCGGCGGCGGCGCACGATCAGGCCGGCGTCGGCGAGGGGCCCCAGGGCCTTGTTCACCGTCATGCGCGAGCAGCCGTACTCGGCCATCAGCTCGTGCTCGGCGGGGATTCGGCGCCCCGGCGGCCAGGCGCCCGAGAGGATCTTCTCCTGCACGTCGGCGCGGATGCGCCGGTGCAGGGTGGCGTCCAGGCGGCTCATCCGGCGATCCGCGCCAGGACCTCGCGGTACCGCGCCTCGATCGCGCCGCGGCAGACGTGCCGCCCCTCCGACACCACCAGCCGGCCGCGGCGCCAGACGGCGGCCACCGGGTTGTCGCGGCAGGCGAAGATCCAGCCGTCCAGCAGCGCCTCCCCCGTCCGGCCCGCCAGCGAGGGGTGGGAGAGGTCCAGGGCGACGATGTCGGCCGCCGCGCCTTCGCGCAGACCCGCCTCGACCCCCAGGGCGCGTGCGCCGCCGGCCAGGGTGGCGTCGAACAGGGCGGCGCCGGTCGAGCGGCCAGGGCCGGGCGCGGCGACGTTGCGGCTGCGCGTGACGAGCCGCTGGGCGTACTCCAGGCCGCGCAGCTCGGCGGCGGCGTCGATCAGCACGTTGGAGTCGGTGCCGACCCCGAACGATCCGCCCGCGGCGAGATAGTCGCGAGCCGGGAAGACGCCGTCGCCCAGGTTGGCCTCGGTCACCGGGCACAGGCCGGCGACCGCGCCGCTGGCGGCCAGGGCGCGGGTCTCGTCGGCGGTCATGTGGGTGGCGTGGACCAGGCACCAGCGGGCGTCCACCGGGGCGTTGGCGAGCAGCCATTCCACCGGCCGCGCGCCGGACCAGGCGAGGCA
The Phenylobacterium zucineum HLK1 genome window above contains:
- a CDS encoding ribose-phosphate diphosphokinase encodes the protein MRLVVHAFADEEAPASRLAAALGVPLRLVDVHAFPDGETLPRVPETAPTVIVYRSLDRPNPKLMPLMLACDAWRRAGAQRLVLVAPYLCYMRQDTVFEPGQSLSRDVIGALLGARFDRIVTVNPHLHRTSDLSAVFGCDADALSAAEDLARTLGGDGEPVVVGPDVESAPWAADVAGFLGAPSLTLAKRRRGDREVELSVPDPAMVAGRRAILVDDICSSGATLALAARRLVAAGAASVEIAVTHALFEPSADARLRAAGVQRIVSTDSCPHPTNAVALAPLLAVALAGEGAQPREGVKRAIRS
- a CDS encoding Hsp20/alpha crystallin family protein, which gives rise to MNIPTPSKTAASVRSPFQPFQRELSRFFDELESGWEAFTDFRLAPSMDVAETKEGMEISLELPGLSREDVKISMDGDLLTVSGEKKAEREEKDRRYRLVERSYGEFSRSVRLPRSIDPATITAAMADGVLRITGTKRPDAATKTIEIQAS
- the hutC gene encoding histidine utilization repressor, whose protein sequence is MSRLDATLHRRIRADVQEKILSGAWPPGRRIPAEHELMAEYGCSRMTVNKALGPLADAGLIVRRRRAGTFVARPKIHSAVLDIPDIAAEVTGRGETYGYELLSRTARGAKEAEAEALDLGPGDPVLALRCLHRAAGRPFALEERVVNLTAAPEARLVDFAGTPPGGWLLSHVPWTEAEHRISARNAGRTVAKALAIPAGTACLVLERRTWRGADRITDVRLTFPGEAYDLIARFTPSRG
- a CDS encoding bifunctional acetate--CoA ligase family protein/GNAT family N-acetyltransferase, giving the protein MTTRNFDSLFRPRAIALIGASDRPGSVGDVVARNLKAGGFPGPLMFVNPKGKTILGETAFRSVADLPHAPDLAVIATPAPTLPGLVSDLGARGCRAAVVISAGFEAQDEATARLRQALLDAARPHLLRIVGPNCLGFMSPRRGINASFARGSAPPGGVALVAQSGAVASALLDWAPAHGVGFSHVVTLGNALDVDVADMLDHLGRDPETKAILLYLEGLREARKFMSAARFAARSKPVVVIKGGRGAAGAKAAFSHTGALAGADAVYAAAFRRAGLLQVAELSDFLEAAETFARGHPRSVERLAIVTNGGGAGVLAVDALEREGAPLAELSPQTIEALGRVAPANWSRRNPVDILGDTPAQLYGEAVSILAAAPEVDAILAINCPTAVTDSTEAAEAVIAATPRGWAPKPVLTAWLGGASVAQARARFTAEGLPTYETPEAAVRAFALKRDCGHARERLLHAPDGSEGAGDMAAARAVVEGVLAEGRSSLAPLEIQAVLRAYGVPILETRIVRDPTQAGEAAEALGGPVALKILSRDIPHKSDVGGVRLDLEGRGPVERAAGDMLANVARLRPDAHVEGFMLQPMVVRPKAQEILAGIVQDPVFGPLVMVGAGGVAVEVLADRALGFPPLNEALAREMIGTTRISRLLAGFRDRPPADLAALAKLLVALGRLSTDVPEIVELDLNPVLCDESGAIALDARIAVRRPDLSTPRPAILPYPAHLTHQVKLGDLSLCVRPIRPADAERLVDMVDRSTDEDVHMRFFGGMRRLTPDLALRLTQIDYDRHMAFVAEAENGEILGVGRLVEDPEGGSGEYALMVRSDHQDRGLGRMLLKEVLDYADARGLGEVWGDVARENHRMRSMAEAFGFRTRTDESDLGRVRVVWSPAETV
- a CDS encoding thymidine phosphorylase family protein; translation: MPDDPRPAAPPVREPEARLGPAAPLTARPVALNTFRENVVILPRSSPAVRPERLAGVRKVEVRAGEVTILATPMISEDGLLQPGELGLPQPAFRRLGVRPGDPVHVAPARSPRTLEAVRAKIAGASLTPDDYEAITGDLAAHRWSDMEIAAFLVACAAFMTPEEVLSLTKAMVTAGRRLSWNRDLVVDKHCIGGIPGNRTTLIVTPIVAAHGLTMPKTSSRAITSPAGTADTMEVFARVDLSEAEMRQVVETCGACVSWGGRVNLSPADDVLISVERPLSIDTPEQMVASIVSKKLAAGSTHLVLDVPVGPTAKVRDRRQALRLKKLFEYVADGTGLSIEVLLTDAIEPIGRGVGPVLEARDVTAVLENRADAPEDLREKSIRLAGRVLEVDPALRGGAGERRARELLESGAAAEKMAQICEAQGASPLKNATGDLIHEVRAAGSGRVAAIDCLRIATIARLAGAPTDPGAGLELLRKTGETVRTGEPLYRIYGSEISDFGFACEATGEDPGVRIES